The proteins below are encoded in one region of Brassica napus cultivar Da-Ae chromosome A6, Da-Ae, whole genome shotgun sequence:
- the LOC106352097 gene encoding pyruvate kinase, cytosolic isozyme-like, translating into MHMIALSFVRKGSDLVQVRKLLRDHAKNILLMSKVENQEGVANFDDILVNSDAFMIARGDLGMEIPIEKIFLAQKVMIYKCNIQGKPVVTAIQMLESMIKSPRPTRAEATDVANAVLDGTDCVMLSGETAAGAYPELAVRMMAKICVEAKSTLDYGDVFKRIMQYSPVPMSPLESLASSAVRTANSARAMLIMVLTRGGSTARLVAKYRPGMPILSVVVPGMKIDFFDWSCSDESPARHSLIFRRLIPVLYAGSARASHDESTEEAIQFAT; encoded by the exons ATGCATATGATCGCTTTGTCTTTTGTCAGAAAAGGTTCGGACTTGGTTCAGGTCAGGAAACTGTTAAGAGATCATGCCAAGAACATTCTTCTCATGTCAAAG GTTGAGAACCAAGAAGGTGTGGCGAACTTCGATGACATTCTGGTCAACTCTGACGCGTTCATGATTGCAAGAGGAGATCTCGGCATGGAGATTCCTATTGAGAAGATCTTCTTAGCTCAGAAAGTGATGATCTACAAATGCAACATCCAGGGCAAACCAGTGGTGACAGCGATACAGATGCTCGAGTCCATGATCAAATCCCCTCGACCCACAAGAGCTGAAGCAACCGACGTTGCAAACGCGGTCCTTGATGGCACGGACTGCGTCATGCTCAGCGGCGAGACCGCAGCTGGAGCTTACCCTGAGCTAGCTGTACGCATGATGGCCAAGATCTGCGTTGAAGCCAAGAGCACGCTTGACTACGGAGACGTCTTCAAGAGGATCATGCAGTACTCTCCGGTTCCAATGTCCCCGCTGGAGTCACTGGCCTCCTCTGCGGTCAGAACGGCTAACTCGGCTAGAGCCATGCTCATCATGGTCCTAACCAGGGGAGGAAGCACAGCGAGGCTTGTGGCTAAGTACAGACCAGGGATGCCTATTTTATCTGTCGTTGTTCCCGGGATGAAAATCGACTTCTTTGACTGGTCTTGCAGCGACGAATCGCCCGCGAGGCACAGTCTCATCTTCCGTAGGTTGATCCCGGTGCTGTACGCAGGGTCTGCTAGAGCCTCGCATGATGAGTCCACAGAAGAAGCTATTCAGTTTGCGACTTAG
- the LOC106352099 gene encoding cytochrome P450 71B11-like, whose protein sequence is MDVWYIILAIVFFASILVAKNTRKTKKNLPPGPPRLLIIGNLHQLGSKPHRSMFKLSEKYGALMSLKLGNVSTVVASTPETVKDVLKTFDVDCCSRPYLTYAARLSYNRNDLSFSPYSKYWREMRKLTVIELYTAKRVKSFGHIREEEVASFVDFIKQSASVEKQVNFNLKFMKLSASVICRLGFGMSLEGSKLEITYDEVIQGIMEVLGSFAAADFFPIVGKLIDRLTGLHGKCEKVFQAMDTFFDEAIKCHLDDESIKDDIIALLLKMERGEIGLGEFQLSRNHTKGILLVSTGKTCNIQTLSSNFFVLLLQDILVAGIDTSAQTATWVMTHLITNPRVMNKVQTEVREVVKNKDNITEDDIEQLKYLKMVIKETLRINPLVPLLIPREASKDIKIRGYDIPKNTWIYVNVWAIHSNPNIWKDPGAFIPERFVDNEIDYKGLNFELLAFGSGRRMCPGMGVGMALVHLILVNLLYRFDWKLPEGMETRDVDLEESYGLVCPKKIPLELIPVITKWS, encoded by the coding sequence ATGGATGTGTGGTATATCATTCTTGCAATCGTCTTCTTTGCATCTATACTCGTCGCAAAGAACACgagaaagacaaagaaaaaCCTACCTCCTGGACCACCAAGGCTTCTTATAATTGGTAACTTGCACCAACTGGGATCCAAACCTCATCGTTCCATGTTCAAATTATCTGAAAAATATGGAGCTCTAATGTCCCTCAAGCTTGGAAATGTGTCTACCGTTGTGGCGTCAACTCCAGAGACAGTGAAAGATGTCTTGAAAACGTTCGACGTTGATTGTTGTTCACGACCTTACTTGACGTACGCTGCAAGACTTTCATACAACCGCAACGACCTCAGCTTTTCTCCTTATAGCAAATATTGGAGGGAAATGAGAAAGTTGACAGTTATAGAGCTCTACACTGCGAAAAGGGTGAAGTCGTTTGGACATAtcagagaagaagaagttgcCTCTTTCGTTGACTTCATCAAACAATCTGCCTCAGTGGAGAAACAGGTTAACTTCAACCTCAAGTTTATGAAATTGTCAGCAAGTGTGATTTGTAGGCTTGGATTTGGGATGAGTCTTGAAGGGAGCAAACTTGAGATTACTTATGATGAAGTCATTCAAGGGATCATGGAGGTTTTAGGGAGTTTCGCAGCAGCGGATTTCTTCCCCATTGTTGGTAAATTAATCGATAGGCTCACGGGGTTACATGGCAAATGTGAGAAGGTTTTTCAAGCAATGGATACATTTTTCGATGAAGCTATAAAGTGTCATTTAGACGATGAGAGTATCAAAGATGATATCATAGCCTTGCTCCTCAAGATGGAACGGGGAGAGATTGGACTTGGAGAGTTTCAACTTTCTCGAAACCACACCAAAGGAATTCTTCTTGTAAGTACTGGAAAAACTTGTAATATTCAAACTTTatcatctaatttttttgttttgttattacaGGACATTCTTGTTGCTGGGATAGACACTTCTGCCCAAACTGCAACATGGGTGATGACACATTTGATTACAAACCCAAGAGTTATGAACAAAGTGCAAACCGAGGTGAGAGAAGTGGTCAAAAACAAAGACAATATCACAGAAGATGATATAGAGCAACTGAAGTATCTCAAAATGGTgattaaagaaacattaaggATAAACCCGCTTGTGCCACTTCTAATTCCAAGAGAGGCGTCAAAGGATATAAAGATCAGAGGTTATGACATTCCAAAAAATACATGGATCTATGTCAACGTTTGGGCCATTCACAGCAACCCAAACATTTGGAAAGATCCAGGAGCTTTCATCCCTGAGAGGTTTGTGGACAATGAAATCGATTATAAAGGTCTAAATTTTGAGTTGCTGGCATTTGGTAGTGGAAGGAGGATGTGCCCTGGTATGGGTGTGGGTATGGCTTTGGTACACTTGATTCTTGTCAATCTTCTTTACCGTTTCGACTGGAAGCTCCCGGAAGGAATGGAGACAAGAGATGTTGATCTTGAAGAATCATATGGACTTGTCTGTCCTAAGAAAATTCCACTTGAGCTTATCCCGGTTATTACAAAGTGGAGTtga